A genomic window from Candidatus Nitrosoglobus terrae includes:
- a CDS encoding thioredoxin domain-containing protein — protein MPALLVKNHLQKETSPYLLQHMDNPVEWYPWGEKALARARREDKPILLSIGYSACHWCHVMAHESFENADTAAMMNDYFINIKVDREERPDLDQIYQLAQQMLTARPGGWPLTMFLEPTNQAPFFGGTYFPPEGRYGLPGFKDLLQRIAEYFRTHRTEIHSQNSQLLAAFRDSHRQDSAKVLNITPLKLAQQQLTQSFDSDYGGLKGAPKFPNPTIIERYLRDVKGEYLGDESQQQALAKMKLTLDHIAQGGIYDQLGGGFYRYSVDTKWQIPHFEKMLYDNGQLLTLYADAYRLCKDKLYHQVLIEMGHWIKREMQSSKGGYYSSLDADSEGHEGKFYVWTQDQVRLILDKDEYFLAARYFGFDQSANFEGQWHLCLNTTIKILAQEQDLPIDKVQEKLEVVRQKLFIARESRVRPSRDDKILTAWNALVIKGMATAGQVLNQGNFITSAEQALNFIRNHLWQDGRLLVSYKDGRAQHRGYLDDYAFLIDALLTLLQTRWQDEDLIFAVQLTDVVLNHFEDKSQGAFYFTADDHETLIHRPIPLMDNATPAGNGVMALNLIRLGHLLGEMRYLEAAERSLKASWSSIQRTPHAHCSLLKALEEWCYPPQIIILRGSQEALKSWQDIATASYDPKRITLAIPIEAQGLLGQLKKYNPIGKSVTAYICSGQTCSAPITHIESFKKQLVY, from the coding sequence ATGCCCGCCTTATTAGTGAAAAACCATCTACAAAAAGAAACCAGTCCGTATTTACTACAACATATGGATAATCCAGTGGAGTGGTACCCTTGGGGTGAGAAAGCGTTAGCACGCGCCCGTAGAGAAGATAAACCTATTTTGCTCTCTATTGGCTATTCTGCTTGCCATTGGTGTCATGTGATGGCTCATGAGTCATTTGAGAATGCGGATACCGCAGCTATGATGAATGATTATTTTATCAATATCAAGGTAGATCGAGAGGAGCGACCTGATCTTGATCAAATCTATCAGCTAGCTCAGCAAATGCTAACAGCTCGCCCAGGGGGATGGCCCCTGACTATGTTTCTAGAGCCAACGAATCAAGCTCCATTTTTTGGTGGTACTTATTTTCCCCCGGAAGGGCGCTATGGTTTACCTGGGTTTAAGGATTTATTGCAGCGGATAGCTGAGTATTTCCGTACCCATAGGACTGAAATTCATTCACAAAATAGCCAACTATTAGCTGCTTTTAGAGACAGCCATAGACAAGATTCAGCAAAGGTACTGAACATTACCCCATTAAAGCTGGCTCAGCAGCAATTGACCCAGTCCTTCGATTCCGATTATGGGGGTCTTAAGGGTGCACCGAAATTTCCCAACCCAACTATCATTGAACGGTATTTACGTGATGTAAAAGGAGAGTATCTAGGAGATGAATCCCAACAGCAAGCGCTAGCTAAGATGAAATTAACTCTAGATCATATAGCTCAAGGGGGAATTTATGATCAGCTTGGTGGTGGATTTTATCGCTACTCAGTGGATACAAAGTGGCAAATCCCTCATTTTGAGAAAATGCTATACGATAATGGACAGTTATTAACCCTGTATGCCGATGCTTATCGCCTTTGTAAGGATAAACTTTATCATCAAGTGTTGATAGAAATGGGACACTGGATTAAGCGAGAGATGCAATCTTCTAAAGGAGGGTATTATTCTTCACTGGATGCCGACTCTGAAGGTCATGAGGGTAAATTCTATGTCTGGACGCAAGATCAGGTGCGATTAATCCTAGATAAGGATGAATATTTTTTAGCAGCTCGCTATTTTGGTTTTGATCAGTCGGCAAATTTCGAAGGTCAATGGCATTTATGCCTTAATACTACTATAAAAATTTTGGCCCAAGAGCAGGATTTACCTATTGATAAGGTACAAGAAAAACTGGAAGTAGTGAGGCAAAAGCTATTTATAGCTCGAGAAAGCCGCGTACGCCCCAGTAGAGATGATAAAATTTTAACGGCATGGAATGCCTTAGTGATTAAGGGGATGGCAACGGCAGGCCAGGTATTAAATCAGGGGAATTTTATTACTTCAGCTGAGCAGGCGCTAAATTTTATCCGTAACCATTTGTGGCAAGATGGCCGTTTATTGGTAAGCTATAAGGACGGTCGAGCGCAGCATCGAGGCTATTTAGATGATTATGCGTTTCTGATTGATGCTTTATTAACACTGTTACAAACGCGCTGGCAGGATGAGGATTTAATTTTTGCAGTACAACTTACTGATGTAGTACTGAATCACTTTGAAGATAAAAGCCAAGGTGCTTTTTACTTTACCGCCGATGATCATGAAACTTTAATCCATCGTCCTATCCCTTTGATGGATAACGCTACCCCAGCTGGGAATGGGGTGATGGCTTTAAATTTGATCCGACTGGGGCATTTACTAGGTGAGATGCGTTATTTAGAAGCGGCTGAGCGATCTTTAAAGGCAAGTTGGTCTAGTATTCAACGTACCCCTCATGCTCATTGTAGTTTGCTTAAGGCTTTAGAAGAGTGGTGTTATCCTCCTCAGATTATTATTCTGAGGGGATCTCAGGAGGCTTTGAAATCATGGCAGGATATAGCTACAGCTAGTTATGACCCAAAGCGAATAACTTTAGCAATTCCTATTGAGGCACAAGGTTTATTGGGGCAACTGAAAAAATATAATCCCATAGGAAAATCAGTAACTGCTTATATCTGTAGTGGACAAACCTGCTCAGCCCCCATAACCCATATTGAATCTTTTAAGAAGCAGTTGGTTTACTAA
- the nuoN gene encoding NADH-quinone oxidoreductase subunit NuoN, with amino-acid sequence MSFDIPNFLPALPEILILGMGCILLLAVAYSRTQDGKVAYGITQITLVLAALVTCYYFDFDSQNTTFNNSYIRDSLSDTLKLFIYLIVFMVFLYSREYLQVRNLSRGEYYVLGLFGMLGMIVMASAHHFLILYLGLELLSLSQYAMVALHRNDSQATEAGMKFFVLGSLASGMLLYGMSMIYGVTGSLQISDIAASIQESTSTSQVLVFGVVFIVVALAFKFGAVPFHMWLPDVYHGAPTAVTLYIGTASKIAAFAMLMRLLIDALGGVQAQWQGMLVILAVLSMGLGNIVAIAQSNLKRMLAYSAITHMGFLFLGVLSGTGAGYASAMFYIIVYALMSLGSFGMIILLSRAGFEADRLEDFKGLNERSPWFAFMMLILMFAMAGVPPTVGFYAKWAVIMAVVDKGLVWLAIIAVISSVIGAFYYLRVIKFMYFDKPAEIVSLPISARADFRWCISANGLVMLGLGIFPDSLMELCMTVLN; translated from the coding sequence ATGAGCTTCGATATACCCAATTTCCTACCCGCGTTGCCAGAGATTTTAATTCTAGGGATGGGATGTATACTCTTACTAGCAGTTGCATATAGTCGTACGCAAGACGGCAAAGTCGCATATGGAATTACTCAAATCACATTAGTTCTTGCAGCATTGGTGACTTGTTATTATTTTGACTTTGATTCTCAAAACACTACTTTTAATAATAGTTACATTAGAGATTCCCTAAGTGATACTTTGAAATTGTTTATTTATTTAATTGTCTTCATGGTATTTTTGTATTCTCGGGAATATTTACAAGTTCGAAACCTAAGTAGAGGTGAATATTATGTTCTTGGCCTTTTTGGGATGCTAGGGATGATAGTGATGGCATCAGCTCATCATTTTCTAATTCTTTACTTAGGACTAGAACTACTTTCTCTTAGCCAATACGCTATGGTTGCCCTGCACCGGAATGATAGCCAAGCCACTGAGGCGGGGATGAAGTTTTTTGTACTTGGATCTCTAGCTTCAGGGATGCTGTTATATGGCATGTCGATGATTTATGGAGTAACAGGTAGCCTTCAAATTTCAGATATAGCAGCATCGATACAGGAAAGTACTAGTACTAGCCAAGTTTTGGTGTTTGGGGTTGTTTTTATTGTAGTAGCGCTGGCATTTAAATTTGGTGCTGTGCCTTTTCATATGTGGTTACCTGATGTTTATCATGGCGCCCCTACTGCGGTTACTCTCTATATTGGTACAGCCTCCAAAATTGCTGCGTTTGCTATGCTTATGCGTCTATTGATAGATGCGCTAGGAGGAGTACAGGCACAATGGCAGGGTATGTTGGTAATCCTTGCCGTACTTTCTATGGGGCTTGGGAATATTGTTGCTATTGCCCAGAGTAATCTTAAGCGGATGCTAGCTTATTCTGCTATAACTCACATGGGATTTCTTTTCTTAGGAGTTTTATCTGGCACTGGTGCAGGTTATGCTTCTGCTATGTTTTATATTATTGTGTACGCTTTGATGAGTCTTGGGAGCTTTGGTATGATTATCCTTCTTTCTCGAGCTGGTTTTGAGGCCGATCGCTTGGAAGATTTTAAAGGGCTGAATGAGCGTAGCCCTTGGTTTGCGTTCATGATGTTAATTCTTATGTTCGCTATGGCGGGCGTTCCTCCTACTGTAGGCTTTTATGCAAAATGGGCGGTGATTATGGCGGTTGTAGATAAAGGATTAGTTTGGTTAGCTATAATTGCAGTCATATCCTCTGTTATAGGTGCCTTTTATTACCTTCGTGTTATTAAGTTCATGTATTTTGATAAGCCTGCAGAAATAGTGTCTCTTCCTATTAGTGCTAGAGCTGATTTCCGTTGGTGTATAAGCGCTAATGGTCTCGTTATGCTAGGATTAGGTATTTTTCCAGATAGTTTAATGGAATTATGTATGACTGTGCTAAATTAA
- the rluD gene encoding 23S rRNA pseudouridine(1911/1915/1917) synthase RluD: protein MQETIELSAILPSGLAGKRLDQALACVFPTYSRTRLQQWIKQGKIRVNNTLAYPRYPVLGGEHIVLIAETEAEVIWRAQPLPLNIVYEDEAIIVVNKPAGLVVHPGAGNHDGTLVNALLNHAPELEVIPRAGIIHRLDKDTTGLLVVARTLSAHHILVRQLQTQQINREYRAITAGVMTGGGSINAPIARHSINRKKMAIASLGKPAVTHYRILTRFCAHTYVACILETGRTHQIRVHLAHINYPLLGDPLYGKRLHTPIGSSEKVITALRNFKRQALHAIHLTLTHPITNQKISWEVPLPRDIADLLILLEEDQQQKSHA, encoded by the coding sequence ATGCAAGAAACAATAGAATTAAGCGCAATTCTCCCTTCTGGGCTAGCTGGAAAACGATTAGATCAAGCACTAGCTTGCGTATTTCCTACCTATTCCCGTACACGACTTCAGCAATGGATTAAACAAGGGAAAATAAGAGTCAATAACACTCTAGCGTACCCTCGATATCCTGTCTTAGGTGGAGAACATATAGTATTAATTGCTGAAACTGAGGCTGAAGTAATTTGGCGGGCCCAGCCACTACCCTTAAATATTGTTTATGAGGATGAAGCCATTATTGTGGTTAATAAACCCGCTGGTCTTGTGGTGCACCCGGGGGCAGGTAATCATGATGGTACCCTAGTAAATGCACTACTAAATCATGCCCCTGAGCTAGAGGTTATTCCGCGTGCTGGCATTATTCATCGCCTAGATAAAGACACAACAGGTCTTTTAGTGGTGGCCAGAACTCTTTCAGCTCATCATATTTTAGTACGACAATTACAAACACAGCAGATCAATCGCGAATATCGCGCTATTACTGCAGGTGTCATGACAGGAGGAGGATCTATAAACGCACCTATCGCCCGTCATTCAATTAATCGTAAGAAAATGGCAATAGCTTCCCTAGGAAAACCTGCAGTTACTCACTATCGGATATTAACTCGCTTTTGCGCTCATACTTATGTGGCTTGCATTCTTGAAACAGGGCGAACTCATCAGATTCGGGTTCATTTAGCCCATATTAATTACCCTTTATTAGGAGATCCACTATATGGAAAACGTTTACATACCCCTATAGGAAGCAGTGAAAAAGTCATTACTGCCTTGCGTAATTTTAAGCGTCAAGCGTTACATGCCATTCACCTAACACTTACTCACCCAATCACGAATCAGAAGATTAGCTGGGAGGTACCTCTTCCCAGAGATATAGCGGATTTACTTATTTTGCTTGAAGAAGATCAACAGCAAAAATCACACGCTTAG